TTAGGCAGCTTGACCCAACTTGAAATGATGGGTCTGGTCACCCAACTGCCCGGATCGCGCTACCAACGCTGCTAGACCATAAACATAGCGTTGACAGCGTCCATTGCCAAGCGCTCAAAGGTTTTCAGCCGATAGACGTTCGTCCCATAAAATTGATTTGAATCTAGCCAAAATAATCCGTACATGTACGGGAAACATCCACAATAATTTGGTCTATTCTGATCACGTTTGGGAGAGCGATCGCTCATCTTCCTAATTCCTTAGGGTCTCAAGGATACTTCCAGATAGACAGTCAAAAAACTGTCCGGATCCAAGGGGCTAGAAACGAAAAGTACTAACAGGCAATGCTTCTAGTGTCTAGGGCTAGGGGCGCGTACCTGTCTGGTGTTGACTTCATCAGCCGACAGGAGGTAATGCCAACATTAAATAGTTGAAGACAACCATAGTCAATTAGCAAGAGCATGATGCAGCGTGAAACAAATCTCAATGCCTACTGTCTAGAACGTTCCGCCGGATCATCGAGATAGTTGTGTAAATTGTAGACTTTTGTTGACGGTGTTAGCAGAGTTTAATTAGCGGGAACAATGAAATAGTCTTCGAGGAGAGATTTATCTAGGATTCAAGTTCAAGTTCTAGTAATTCTAGATTTTTCTAACATCTTCGAAGTATCGGTGGTAGCATCAAAGGGGTGCTGACAGGATGAAAGAAGCAGCTCTTATTGGGTTTAATTCTTCTTAAGAAGTTTGGGTATTATTTCCAGATTTTCTGTTAAAATCCTGCCAGACTATAGACCTCTTTACTACTGTCGAACTCTCGCTCGGAATATGGGGGTTCTGCTCTCTATTCAATTCATCAACAACTGAACACTATTCAAATCACAGTTGTTGGCTGTCTATTCAGTTCCAATCCATAATCAAGTTTTAGGTGACTAATCATGGCTGTTGAAAAGGTAAACTCCTCCTCTAGCTTGGCTGAAGTAATCGACCGTATCCTCGACAAAGGGATCGTGATTGATGCTTGGGTTCGTGTGTCCTTGGTCGGTATTGAACTCCTGGCAATTGAAGCCCGGGTTGTGATTGCTTCGGTTGAAACCTACCTGAAGTACGCTGAAGCCGTGGGTCTAACCTCCCAAGCCGCTGTTCCTGCATAGGTCTAAATCGCTGTTCGCCAATCGGACAGCCTAAATTACGACTGAGGGGTTGCCCAACGGATGCATTGGTTTTCCTATCGGCATCCCCTCATCTTCTTTTTAGCCTCAGAGGCTTATGCGCTGTCCATCATAGCTGTCATTTCAGCGATTTGCTCTGCCCCATGTCACGGGATGACATTTAGTTTTAATAATCAGGTTCTCGCTTAAAAATGACGTTTCAGCAGTGTAAGTTCTGACTTTAGTTTGAGTTATCCTTTCCCATCCTGTAGGAGAATCATCCCATGAATTCGTTGCGAGATTCGTGGTTAGAGCTACGGCAAAGACGTCAGCAAGAGTTAGCCCAACGGCGGCAAGATGTTCGGCAAACCCTCGATACATTTCAAAGCGATCGCCAAACCCAAGCGGCCCAACTCCGTCAAGACCTCAGTCTCTTCCAGCTTCAGCTTCAGCAAGAAACCCAGGCGTTTCTAAACCAGGCTAGTCAGCAGCGTCAGCTTCAAGCGCAGCAGCTTTTCCAAGAGCTACACAACTTTACTCAAGCGCTGCAGCGTCAGACCGCAGAATTTTTATCTCAGACCGCGAGCAATCGCCTCTTGCAGGCCGAAGAACTCAAACGGTTTCTGTCGGAGTTTCGTGGCCAACTCAGCCATACCGTTGCTGCGATGCTGGAAACTTTGCAGCAGACCCGCGCCTTAAACCGCGAACAACTGCGGGCAGAGCTCTCCGCCTATGTAACGGCGTTGCAGTCTGATGTGCAGTGCTATTTGGCAGAACTAGAGGTGATGCGGGGCGATCGCGCTCAAGCGGTGCAGCAAATGCTCAACACCAGCCGTGAACTACGGCTCGCTGATGTGGAGGCGCTGTTCCATGAATTTGCCGCCTTCCGCACCGAGCTAGCTGCCTACTGTGCTGACCTCCGGCAAGCGGTTTGGGGAACGGGCGGCTCTGAGCCAGCACCCGCTCCGGTTGCTGCTCCGGCACCGGCCGCTCAACCCAGATTTTTCACCCGATCTGCTGCGCCTGCGCCCGCTGCACCACCTACCCCACCGCCTGCTGCACCGGCACCGGCAGTGCCTGCACCTGCGGCAGCACCTAGCCCGCCACCGGTCATGCAGGCTCCTCCGGCACCCGTCGCTGCGCCTCCCATCGTCTATGCACCACCGGCTCAGGTATCTCCCTTTGATGAAACCGTGGCAGAGCCTGCACCGCCCAGCGTTCCTGATGCCCCTAGTCCCAAGGACTTGGCCAGCAGCATTTATGCGCTGATTCGGCAGCGGCACGGTGCACGGCTACCGGAAATTGAGGAAGAGCTAAGCATTAATCGCTTTCAGGCTGTCGATGCGCTTCGCCTTTTGATTCGAGAAGGCGTTGTCACCCAGCGCGATCGCGTCTATTTAGTACAAGAGGAAGCTAGCCTGTGACCACTGTTCTCCAAGCCCGGCCCCGGCGATTTGTTTCTACCCCGTCCATTGAGCGCGTCGCGACCCGCGCCTTGCGCTACCTACAATCAGGCTATCCGGTGCATCTACGGGGCCCTGCCGGCACCGGTAAAACCACCCTTGCCTTGCACCTGGCAGATTTGATCAGTCGCCCAATCATGCTGCTATTTGGCGATGATGAGTTTAAAACCTCTGACCTGATTGGCAACCAGCTCGGCTATACCCGCAAAAAAGTGGTGGATAACTTTATCCACAGTGTCGTCAAGATGGAAGACGAACTGCGCCACAACTGGGTTGATTCGCGCCTCACCCTGGCTTGCCGTGAAGGCTTCACCTTGGTGTATGACGAATTTAACCGATCGCGCCCGGAGGTAAATAACGTTCTTCTGTCGGCGTTGGAAGAAAAGCTTTTGGTGCTGCCGCCCAATGGCAACCGCACGGAATATATTCGGGTTGATCCTAACTTCCGCGCTATCTTTACCTCTAACCCTGAGGAATATTGCGGGGTACACGATACCCAGGATGCTCTTTTGGATCGGATGATTACCATCAACATCCCCGAGCCTGATGAGCTAACGCAACAAGAAATTGTTGTCCATAAAACCGGCATCGATCGCTTGAGTGCTTCGTTGATTGTCAAGTTGGTGCGGGCGTTCCGCGCTAGCACTGGAGCCGTGAATTCTTCAGGACTACGTCCTTGCTTGATGATTGCCAAAGTTTGCTTTGAGCATGAGATCGAGGTTGTCACAACCAGCGAAGAATTCCGCGATATCTGTCAAGACATGCTGCTGTCGCGTACGGATGGTTCGCTGGCAGATGCCACCCAGGCGCTATGGGAGGTGTTCAATAGCCTGATCTGTGGTGATACCACGATCACCATACCGGTTGGAGCTCCCGGCCAATTGCCCGTTAGCGATCGCCCTGAAGCCGACGCAATCGCCCAATCGAGCGCGATCGCTGACCCGTTTGAGTCTGCGGCTATGCAAGATCCTGTTTTGGATGAACCCGTATCGTCCGCCCTGCCCGCCCCCGCAACCTCCGTGGCTGAGGATGTGGTAGACCAGTCCACCGCAGAGGATCTGGCGCAGCCGGAGAACCCCTTGCCCCCAAAGTCTCCAAGCCTAGACGATCTGTCCAGCGACCTAGCGGTCGAGGAACCCGTTGATCAAGCAGCGATCGCAGATCCAACGCCCTTTGTGGCAGATGTCTATGCTTATTTCCAAGAGGTAGAAGCGGCCCGTCCGTCGGACGTCGAAGCGGCCTTGGGTATCAACCGTGTCCAGTCGGTGAATGCGTTGCGATCGCTCCTCGCAAAGGGCTTTCTCGCCAAGCAGAGCACCGGTGATGCTACGTCGATCTACCGTCTCAGCGATCTATCCCGTGATAGACTGCCCCTGACTGACTTGTCTTGATGTCTTACCCGTGACCCCCCATGAACGCTACCCCCGCACGCACTACCAACTCCCAGCGCACAATTACCACCTCAACTCAGGGATCAACCTTAGCGGATGTTTTAGAGCGGGTGTTGGACAAGGGCATCGTGATTGCAGGCGATATCTCCGTCTCCGTTGGATCAACTGAACTCCTCAGCATTCGGATTCGCCTGCTGATCTCGTCCGTCGATAAAGCTCGTGAAATTGGCATCAATTGGTGGGAAAGCGATCCCTTCCTGAGTGGCCAGGCCCGTCAGCTCATGGAAACGAACCAAGAGCTGCAGGCGCGGCTAGAGGATTTGGAAAATGAGTTGAAATCCCTCAAGGCTGCTCCAGTTACATCTGATGCTCGGATAGACTAGAAGCAGGCGCGATCGCTAGCCAACTAGCTGTGTTCATCCCATCAGCCTCATATCTCATCTAGCTGTCCTACAGACCCGGAGGATAGGTCGTTGATTACTGTTAAATCCATGCGGCAGATTGCTACCTGCCGTACTATTCCCAGCTTTCGCGCTAGTTCAACGCTAAGCCGCCTATCGTGGGTTGCCCTCGATCGCGGCCGCATCCAAGCAGCTCAAGGAGCCCAGCGTTCCCACGAGCACCATCGCCAGTGGCGTATTCACCAGTGGATCGATCGCTAAGACCGCAGTCTATGCCTCCGGTGAAAAATAGCATATGGTCAATCTAGAATGTCTTGATGCCGGATAGTAGACCCAAGGGGTAGGCATAATCTACATTTTCGTTTAGCGTTGAATGGACAGGGTAGGATCTAACCACTTGGATGCGATCGCTAGTGAAACCCATAGGCGATCGCGTTGGCGCATACAACTCCCATGCCGAAATCGTTATCCTAAAGTAGGAGAACCCAACCATGAGCCAAACTAAACCCTATCTTGATTCTGAGCACTATCGTCAAATGCTGGTGCGTGATGGCGAACGTCGCTTTCAGGAATGGCATACTGCCTTTCTAAAGTATCAACAAGACTTTATTCGCCAGACCGAGCAATCTCGTCAGACCTAACATGCGTTCATGACTTCCTCAGATCTACCGTTTCAACCTGCTCCTGAGGAACTCCTCATCAAGCCGTCCTTTTCGTCGGGCAGTTCATCGGATGCCGGCCTGGCTCCGCTCTTGCTAACGGTCATTGAGCTGGTGCGTCAGCTCATGGAAGCTCAGGTGATCCGCCGCATGGAGGCTGGAGAATTGAGCGATCGCGACCTAGAGCGGGCCGCCGACAGCATCCGCCAACTGGAAGAACAGGTGCTGAAGCTGTGTGATTTCTTTGACGTTGATCCTGCCGACCTCAACCTTGATCTGGGCGAATTTGGCACCTTGTTGCCCAAGGATAATAGCTACTATCCCGGTGAGTCGTCGGCCAACCCCTCGATCCTAGAACTCCTCGATCGCCTGCTCCATACTGGTGTTGTCGTGGAAGGGGATGTGAACCTAGGTCTCGCTGACCTGAACTTGATTCAAGCCAAACTGCGCCTAGTGCTGACCTCGCGTCCCCTATCCAGTTCGCCTGCTCCAACCCTTCGAGAGCAAGCCAGCCTGGGGCCAGCGAAAGATCCTTAAGCCTGGTGAACAATCCGGCAGACTGCACGGAAATACCCTAGACTCGACTGGAAAGGGTAGAGACACGGCACTTATCATCAGGCTTATTGTTATGGGATACGGTCTTTATTTATATGGCATCTTTCCATATCCTGGCCCGCGCAACTTAGAGCTAGTTGGGCTGGATCAACAACCGGTTCAGGCATATCGCATTGATTCCTTCACTTTCTTATATTCTGAAGCGCAGCAAGAGCGCTATTTGGCCAGCCGCCGCAATCTCTTAGGCCATGAGCGGGTGCTGGAACAAGCGATGGAAAGTGGTTATCGTACCCTGTTGCCCCTCCGCTTCGGTTTGATTATTGAAGACTGGACGGCAGTGGAAGCGCAGTTGATTATCCCTCACGCCGCTGGTCTGAAGACGCTGCTAGAGCGGCTAGACGGTCAGCGGGAGGTGGGTATCAAGGTCTATTGGGAAACGGCTACGGAGCTGGAATCGCTGATGGCCGAGCATGAGGATCTACGGGCAGAGCGCGATCGCCTCATGGGTAAATCGCTGAGCATGGAGCAGGTGATCCAAATTGGTCAGGCAATTGATGAAGCCATGGGCGATCGCAAGCAGGCGGTGATCAAAACCTTCCAGGATGCGCTCAATCCCCTCGCCGCTGAGGTTGTCGAAAACGATCCGCTCACCGATACCATGATCTACAATGCTGCCTATTTAATTCCTTGGGATGACGAACCCGCCTTTGGCGATCGCGTGGAAGAGCTGGATCAAACCTTTGACGATCGGCTACGCATTCGCTACAACAACTTCACTGCGCCTTTTAACTTTGCTCAGCTTGATACGTTGAATTAACGCCCCCTCATTGCTGCGAGGCATGTACCATGTTTTTTGATCTGCTCATATCTCCCATTACGGCTCCCCTGAAGGGTCTGTCCTGGATTGGCGAGAAAATTCTAGAACAGGCAGACACCCAGCTCGACGATACCGAGAATTTGAAAAAGCAACTGTTAGAACTGCAGTTGCGGTTTGATATGGGTGATCTTGAGGAAGAGGAGTTTGAACTGCAAGAAGAGGAATTGCTGCTGGCGATTCAAGCCATGGAAGATGAAGCGCGACGCAATGCAGCAGAGGATGATGAGGAATAGCTAGACTCGCTCAGCCTCAACAGTCTCTTCTTATGGTGCCAGCGCTTCCGCGTTGTCACCTGTCTTGGTCGTTCCTGTGGGTAGGTCTGGGCGCAGGAGCGCCGCTGGGAGTGTTCCCAAGCTCAGCGTAGGAACGATATCTAACGAATATCTATGCCGGGTTTCGACGTCGCCCAAGGCTTGCCCATCGTTACGTCCTTCCACAGCTTCCTCTTATGTCCAGCGCTCCCGCGTTGTCTAATCCTGGTTGCTCCTGCGGCTAGGTTTGGGCGCAGGAGCGCCGCTGGGAGTGTTCCCAAGCTCAGCGTAGGAACGATATTGAAGTGGCCGGGGGGTGGGGAAATGTTATGCCAGGGACGTGTGTAATTCCAGGTCACAGGTTTGGATAGCTTGACGGGAAAGGATCGTCAGCTCGTGGGGATAGCGCGGTCGTGGATCGCCCACCAACCACACGGGCGGCACCAGCATGGCTTCATAGCAATCGATTTCATAGGTAACGCCAGGACGCTCCTTGAGTTCTACCACCATGCCTGGCAGGTATTCAAACATTTCATCCCAGTCAATACTTGACTCCATGGCCCTACTGCTTTAATCAACAAATGGTTACGTCTGTGGAGTATCTAAGGCCAGCCACACCCTGCCAGATGTATCGCGACCATGGGTGGTTAACCTTAGATACTAGAAAGTCCAGATCAATCCAGACCAATCCAGATTCATGCCAGATCTAGCAATAGAAATGGCTTCTATCCAACACGATCTCGCCGTGATTGGGCACCCAGGCAACCCATGCTGTTTGCGACGATTGACACAGCAGCTTAGCTTCCTGTGCCCCATACTCGCTGGGCGGGTGAAACAACTGCACCCAGGTGTCACGGTTGTAGGTGATATGGCAAACCGGATGCTGCAAGGCGATCGCCCCCTCCTGAACCGAGGTATTGGGTGAATCTGTGGTGATCAAGGACATCGTTTTCTCCATCTTGCATAGAGTCTGATCAAAATCCTTGCCTCTTCTCTAATTGAGAGAGACTAAGATTATTTCTGTATTCATTTTTACAGAATGAAGCCTAGATCTTGATGGTATGCCCAATAAGTTTACAAACCCTGACATAATCTGGGCGATCGCCAAGGATGTCCCGCAGGTTGCCAAACCCCAAAAACTTAGGCATCAAGCATCCGACATGAGGGCTTGCTGAGCCAGAGAACGAATGGTGTCGATGGGAATTTGGTAAAAATAGCGCTGTCGGAACTGCTCTTCTTGCAGGGCGGCTAGGAATAGGGCGATCGCTCTCTCCGGTTCCGCCTCGGCGATCGCTGGCTCGTAGTCCATCTGTAAGCCCTCAGGCGAGGATGTGACGGTGAAGCCCAGGGTTTGTAGGGCTTGGATGCCAACCTGGAGGGGGCGATCGCGGATGCCTAGCTTTTGCAGCAGCCGTTGACGGCTGACGGGCTGCTGGGTGCGGCTCAGATATTTGGCAATGCCCACCAGGTCTTGCCAGATCAGCCTGGGTGCTTGGGCTGCTGGTGGGGGGTAGGCGATCGCTAGGGCACAACCTTGGTGATGGGCGCGGCGAAACCAAGCATAGAGGTCATTCCAGGTGGTAGGACAATGCTCGACTACTAGGCAGGTTGGGTCGGTAGGGATATCTTGGAGCGATCGCCCTCGCCAGTCGAGAATCCAGTCTTTGGGCGGAGTGGTGGTCATAGCCTTCCCCTGGGAGCGCACGGCTACTAGCCGCACCTCATACCGTTTGTGGTAGGCATTAAAGT
This genomic interval from Candidatus Obscuribacterales bacterium contains the following:
- the gvpA gene encoding gas vesicle structural protein GvpA, with protein sequence MAVEKVNSSSSLAEVIDRILDKGIVIDAWVRVSLVGIELLAIEARVVIASVETYLKYAEAVGLTSQAAVPA
- the gvpC gene encoding gas vesicle protein GvpC, whose translation is MNSLRDSWLELRQRRQQELAQRRQDVRQTLDTFQSDRQTQAAQLRQDLSLFQLQLQQETQAFLNQASQQRQLQAQQLFQELHNFTQALQRQTAEFLSQTASNRLLQAEELKRFLSEFRGQLSHTVAAMLETLQQTRALNREQLRAELSAYVTALQSDVQCYLAELEVMRGDRAQAVQQMLNTSRELRLADVEALFHEFAAFRTELAAYCADLRQAVWGTGGSEPAPAPVAAPAPAAQPRFFTRSAAPAPAAPPTPPPAAPAPAVPAPAAAPSPPPVMQAPPAPVAAPPIVYAPPAQVSPFDETVAEPAPPSVPDAPSPKDLASSIYALIRQRHGARLPEIEEELSINRFQAVDALRLLIREGVVTQRDRVYLVQEEASL
- the gvpN gene encoding gas vesicle protein GvpN, with translation MTTVLQARPRRFVSTPSIERVATRALRYLQSGYPVHLRGPAGTGKTTLALHLADLISRPIMLLFGDDEFKTSDLIGNQLGYTRKKVVDNFIHSVVKMEDELRHNWVDSRLTLACREGFTLVYDEFNRSRPEVNNVLLSALEEKLLVLPPNGNRTEYIRVDPNFRAIFTSNPEEYCGVHDTQDALLDRMITINIPEPDELTQQEIVVHKTGIDRLSASLIVKLVRAFRASTGAVNSSGLRPCLMIAKVCFEHEIEVVTTSEEFRDICQDMLLSRTDGSLADATQALWEVFNSLICGDTTITIPVGAPGQLPVSDRPEADAIAQSSAIADPFESAAMQDPVLDEPVSSALPAPATSVAEDVVDQSTAEDLAQPENPLPPKSPSLDDLSSDLAVEEPVDQAAIADPTPFVADVYAYFQEVEAARPSDVEAALGINRVQSVNALRSLLAKGFLAKQSTGDATSIYRLSDLSRDRLPLTDLS
- a CDS encoding gas vesicle protein; this translates as MNATPARTTNSQRTITTSTQGSTLADVLERVLDKGIVIAGDISVSVGSTELLSIRIRLLISSVDKAREIGINWWESDPFLSGQARQLMETNQELQARLEDLENELKSLKAAPVTSDARID
- a CDS encoding gas vesicle protein K — encoded protein: MTSSDLPFQPAPEELLIKPSFSSGSSSDAGLAPLLLTVIELVRQLMEAQVIRRMEAGELSDRDLERAADSIRQLEEQVLKLCDFFDVDPADLNLDLGEFGTLLPKDNSYYPGESSANPSILELLDRLLHTGVVVEGDVNLGLADLNLIQAKLRLVLTSRPLSSSPAPTLREQASLGPAKDP
- a CDS encoding GvpL/GvpF family gas vesicle protein — encoded protein: MGYGLYLYGIFPYPGPRNLELVGLDQQPVQAYRIDSFTFLYSEAQQERYLASRRNLLGHERVLEQAMESGYRTLLPLRFGLIIEDWTAVEAQLIIPHAAGLKTLLERLDGQREVGIKVYWETATELESLMAEHEDLRAERDRLMGKSLSMEQVIQIGQAIDEAMGDRKQAVIKTFQDALNPLAAEVVENDPLTDTMIYNAAYLIPWDDEPAFGDRVEELDQTFDDRLRIRYNNFTAPFNFAQLDTLN
- a CDS encoding gas vesicle protein GvpG, which encodes MFFDLLISPITAPLKGLSWIGEKILEQADTQLDDTENLKKQLLELQLRFDMGDLEEEEFELQEEELLLAIQAMEDEARRNAAEDDEE